The following proteins come from a genomic window of Salvia hispanica cultivar TCC Black 2014 chromosome 4, UniMelb_Shisp_WGS_1.0, whole genome shotgun sequence:
- the LOC125221893 gene encoding uncharacterized protein LOC125221893, whose translation MNELNSGRAKQMPWNNVYSSSESLDKEGPWKSLGSSMNAISFGFVATAILISMFLIMAIFEHLFRPSSHHDSSTQTESTQLHKLEPPHHPVQTSYASDFSVVMPGQEYPSFIAQPAPLPREGVIWLSHSHSHSLSHPTNQ comes from the exons ATGAACGAGTTGAACAGTGGAAGAGCAAAGCAAATGCCATGGAACAATGTGTACAGTAGTAGTGAGTCTCTTGACAAGGAAGGTCCATGGAAAAGCTTGGGCTCATCCATGAATGCCATCTCTTTCGGATTTGTGGCAACAGCCATCTTGATTTCGATGTTTCTCATAATGGCTATTTTCGAGCATCTATTCAGACCGTCGTCCCACCATGACTCTTCTACGCAGACGGAATCAACACAATTGCACAAGCTTGAGCCCCCTCATCACCCA GTACAGACATCATATGCATCAGATTTCTCAGTGGTGATGCCAGGACAGGAGTATCCTAGCTTTATTGCTCAACCTGCTCCTCTGCCAAGGGAAGGAGTGATTTGGCTCTCCCACTCCCactcccactctctctctcatcccACCAACCAATAA
- the LOC125221889 gene encoding MACPF domain-containing protein At4g24290 isoform X3 — protein sequence MALKLPAAEAAKVAIQSIGRGYDISLDLRLKYCKGDSHMMEINEDQCREIILPGGTSVAGVSKSIKCDKGERTRFRSDVLTFQQMSEQLNQELSLTGKIPSGLFNAMFEFSGCWQKDAAYTKTLAFDGMFITLYTVALEKSQMVLKDHVKREVPSSWEPAALARFISKFGTHIIVGVKMGGKDVIYMKQQHSSSLQPADVQKRLKVMADKRFLDANGQNELGSEQVYQSEKFETKETRTRLRFADTGTSSSYAYKDDIVSMCKRRGGSDSTNLNHQEWLQTVLKEPDVISMSFIPITSLLNGVSGSGYLSHAINLYLRYKPPIEELHQFLEFQLPRQWAPVFSDLPLGPQRRQQNTTSLQFSLMGPKLFINATAVDVGKRPVTGLRLYLEGII from the exons ATGGCGCTTAAGCTTCCTGCTGCAGAAGCAGCTAAGGTGGCTATTCAGTCGATTGGCCGTGGATATGATATTTCCTTGGATCTTAGACTAAAGTATTGCAAGGGAGATTCACATATGATGGAGATTAATGAGGATCAGTGCCGGGAGATTATTCTTCCAGGTGGAACCTCAGTTGCTGGTGtttcaaaatcaatcaaatgcGATAAAGGAGAGCGGACACGATTTCGTTCTGACGTTCTGACTTTCCAGCAG ATGTCAGAGCAATTAAATCAAGAGCTGTCATTGACGGGAAAAATTCCTTCAGGGCTCTTCAATGCAATGTTTGAGTTTTCTGGTTGTTGGCAGAAAGACGCAGCATACACCAAAACTCTTGCTTTTGATGGTATGTTTATAACACTGTATACGGTTGCACTAGAAAAGTCTCAGATGGTGCTTAAGGATCATGTGAAGAGAGAAGTTCCATCATCATGGGAGCCTGCAGCGTTGGCAAG GTTTATTAGCAAGTTTGGGACTCACATCATTGTGGGTGTAAAGATGGGCGGGAAGGATGTAATTTACATGAAACAGCAGCATTCCTCATCACTTCAACCCGCTGATGTGCAGAAGAGATTGAAGGTGATGGCAGATAAGAGGTTCTTAGATGCAAATGGACAAAATGAACTGGGTTCCGAGCAAGTATACCAATCTGAGAAG ttTGAAACGAAGGAGACACGGACACGGCTCAGGTTTGCAGATACTGGCACATCAAGTTCTTATGCATATAAAGAT GATATTGTTAGCATGTGCAAAAGGAGAGGTGGAAGTGATAGCACAAACTTGAATCATCAGGAGTGGCTGCAAACAGTTTTGAAGGAGCCTGATGTTATTTCTATGTCCTTTATCCCAATAACATCCCTACTAAATGGTGTTTCAGGAAGTGGCTATTTGAGTCATGCAATTAATCTTTATTTGCGCT ATAAGCCACCAATTGAAGAACTCCATCAGTTTCTGGAGTTTCAGCTTCCTAGGCAGTGGGCACCTGTATTCAGTGATCTTCCTCTTGGTCCTCAGCGAAGACAGCAAAACACAACCTCCCTGCAGTTTAGTCTTATGGGCCCAAAACTTTTTATAAATGCCACAGCG GTTGATGTGGGTAAAAGACCTGTAACTGGTCTGAGATTGTATCTTGAAG GAATCATATGA
- the LOC125221889 gene encoding MACPF domain-containing protein At4g24290 isoform X1 produces the protein MALKLPAAEAAKVAIQSIGRGYDISLDLRLKYCKGDSHMMEINEDQCREIILPGGTSVAGVSKSIKCDKGERTRFRSDVLTFQQMSEQLNQELSLTGKIPSGLFNAMFEFSGCWQKDAAYTKTLAFDGMFITLYTVALEKSQMVLKDHVKREVPSSWEPAALARFISKFGTHIIVGVKMGGKDVIYMKQQHSSSLQPADVQKRLKVMADKRFLDANGQNELGSEQVYQSEKFETKETRTRLRFADTGTSSSYAYKDDIVSMCKRRGGSDSTNLNHQEWLQTVLKEPDVISMSFIPITSLLNGVSGSGYLSHAINLYLRYKPPIEELHQFLEFQLPRQWAPVFSDLPLGPQRRQQNTTSLQFSLMGPKLFINATAVDVGKRPVTGLRLYLEGKRSNRLAIHLQHLSSLPNIFQLEDDPGGNFRQESYDRRYYEKVQWKNFSHVCTAPVETEDELSIVTGAQLQVGNYGFKKVLFLRLRFSTVKGAVSVKYPEWDGSPGLARKSGLISTLISHHFTAVQKPPPQPADVNINSAVYPGGPPVPIQTPKLLKFVDTTEMTRGPQEPPGYWVVSGARLVIEKGKISLRVKYSLLTAIQPDDDDELE, from the exons ATGGCGCTTAAGCTTCCTGCTGCAGAAGCAGCTAAGGTGGCTATTCAGTCGATTGGCCGTGGATATGATATTTCCTTGGATCTTAGACTAAAGTATTGCAAGGGAGATTCACATATGATGGAGATTAATGAGGATCAGTGCCGGGAGATTATTCTTCCAGGTGGAACCTCAGTTGCTGGTGtttcaaaatcaatcaaatgcGATAAAGGAGAGCGGACACGATTTCGTTCTGACGTTCTGACTTTCCAGCAG ATGTCAGAGCAATTAAATCAAGAGCTGTCATTGACGGGAAAAATTCCTTCAGGGCTCTTCAATGCAATGTTTGAGTTTTCTGGTTGTTGGCAGAAAGACGCAGCATACACCAAAACTCTTGCTTTTGATGGTATGTTTATAACACTGTATACGGTTGCACTAGAAAAGTCTCAGATGGTGCTTAAGGATCATGTGAAGAGAGAAGTTCCATCATCATGGGAGCCTGCAGCGTTGGCAAG GTTTATTAGCAAGTTTGGGACTCACATCATTGTGGGTGTAAAGATGGGCGGGAAGGATGTAATTTACATGAAACAGCAGCATTCCTCATCACTTCAACCCGCTGATGTGCAGAAGAGATTGAAGGTGATGGCAGATAAGAGGTTCTTAGATGCAAATGGACAAAATGAACTGGGTTCCGAGCAAGTATACCAATCTGAGAAG ttTGAAACGAAGGAGACACGGACACGGCTCAGGTTTGCAGATACTGGCACATCAAGTTCTTATGCATATAAAGAT GATATTGTTAGCATGTGCAAAAGGAGAGGTGGAAGTGATAGCACAAACTTGAATCATCAGGAGTGGCTGCAAACAGTTTTGAAGGAGCCTGATGTTATTTCTATGTCCTTTATCCCAATAACATCCCTACTAAATGGTGTTTCAGGAAGTGGCTATTTGAGTCATGCAATTAATCTTTATTTGCGCT ATAAGCCACCAATTGAAGAACTCCATCAGTTTCTGGAGTTTCAGCTTCCTAGGCAGTGGGCACCTGTATTCAGTGATCTTCCTCTTGGTCCTCAGCGAAGACAGCAAAACACAACCTCCCTGCAGTTTAGTCTTATGGGCCCAAAACTTTTTATAAATGCCACAGCG GTTGATGTGGGTAAAAGACCTGTAACTGGTCTGAGATTGTATCTTGAAGGTAAAAGAAGCAACCGCTTGGCTATTCACTTGCAACATCTCTCCTCTCTTCCAAATATATTCCAACTTGAGGATGACCCGGGTGGCAATTTTCGCCAGGAATCATATGATCGGAGATATTATGAGAAAGTACAATGGAAAAACTTTTCCCATGTATGTACGGCTCCTGTTGAAACTGAAGATGAGCTTTCCATAGTCACTGGAGCACAATTACAGGTTGGGAATTATGGATTTAAGAAGGTTCTTTTCCTCCGTTTACGTTTCTCGACTGTTAAAGGAGCTGTTTCAGTTAAGTATCCAGAATGGGATGGATCCCCTGGGTTGGCACGTAAATCTGGACTTATTTCAACTCTAATTAGTCATCACTTCACAGCAGTCCAGAAACCACCTCCGCAACCGGCTGATGTGAATATTAATTCTGCTGTGTACCCAGGGGGCCCTCCTGTTCCCATCCAAACTCCCAAACTCTTGAAGTTTGTTGATACGACAGAGATGACAAGAGGGCCACAGGAACCACCTGGCTATTGGGTTGTTTCAGGAGCAAGACTTGTAATTGAAAAGGGGAAGATCTCACTTAGGGTCAAGTATTCGTTACTTACTGCCATTCAGCCTGACGACGATGATGAACTGGAATAA
- the LOC125221889 gene encoding MACPF domain-containing protein At4g24290 isoform X2, whose translation MALKLPAAEAAKVAIQSIGRGYDISLDLRLKYCKGDSHMMEINEDQCREIILPGGTSVAGVSKSIKCDKGERTRFRSDVLTFQQMSEQLNQELSLTGKIPSGLFNAMFEFSGCWQKDAAYTKTLAFDGMFITLYTVALEKSQMVLKDHVKREVPSSWEPAALARFISKFGTHIIVGVKMGGKDVIYMKQQHSSSLQPADVQKRLKVMADKRFLDANGQNELGSEQVYQSEKFETKETRTRLRFADTGTSSSYAYKDDIVSMCKRRGGSDSTNLNHQEWLQTVLKEPDVISMSFIPITSLLNGVSGSGYLSHAINLYLRYKPPIEELHQFLEFQLPRQWAPVFSDLPLGPQRRQQNTTSLQFSLMGPKLFINATAVDVGKRPVTGLRLYLEGKRSNRLAIHLQHLSSLPNIFQLEDDPGGNFRQESYDRRYYEKVQWKNFSHVCTAPVETEDELSIVTGAQLQGALLFPSKLPNS comes from the exons ATGGCGCTTAAGCTTCCTGCTGCAGAAGCAGCTAAGGTGGCTATTCAGTCGATTGGCCGTGGATATGATATTTCCTTGGATCTTAGACTAAAGTATTGCAAGGGAGATTCACATATGATGGAGATTAATGAGGATCAGTGCCGGGAGATTATTCTTCCAGGTGGAACCTCAGTTGCTGGTGtttcaaaatcaatcaaatgcGATAAAGGAGAGCGGACACGATTTCGTTCTGACGTTCTGACTTTCCAGCAG ATGTCAGAGCAATTAAATCAAGAGCTGTCATTGACGGGAAAAATTCCTTCAGGGCTCTTCAATGCAATGTTTGAGTTTTCTGGTTGTTGGCAGAAAGACGCAGCATACACCAAAACTCTTGCTTTTGATGGTATGTTTATAACACTGTATACGGTTGCACTAGAAAAGTCTCAGATGGTGCTTAAGGATCATGTGAAGAGAGAAGTTCCATCATCATGGGAGCCTGCAGCGTTGGCAAG GTTTATTAGCAAGTTTGGGACTCACATCATTGTGGGTGTAAAGATGGGCGGGAAGGATGTAATTTACATGAAACAGCAGCATTCCTCATCACTTCAACCCGCTGATGTGCAGAAGAGATTGAAGGTGATGGCAGATAAGAGGTTCTTAGATGCAAATGGACAAAATGAACTGGGTTCCGAGCAAGTATACCAATCTGAGAAG ttTGAAACGAAGGAGACACGGACACGGCTCAGGTTTGCAGATACTGGCACATCAAGTTCTTATGCATATAAAGAT GATATTGTTAGCATGTGCAAAAGGAGAGGTGGAAGTGATAGCACAAACTTGAATCATCAGGAGTGGCTGCAAACAGTTTTGAAGGAGCCTGATGTTATTTCTATGTCCTTTATCCCAATAACATCCCTACTAAATGGTGTTTCAGGAAGTGGCTATTTGAGTCATGCAATTAATCTTTATTTGCGCT ATAAGCCACCAATTGAAGAACTCCATCAGTTTCTGGAGTTTCAGCTTCCTAGGCAGTGGGCACCTGTATTCAGTGATCTTCCTCTTGGTCCTCAGCGAAGACAGCAAAACACAACCTCCCTGCAGTTTAGTCTTATGGGCCCAAAACTTTTTATAAATGCCACAGCG GTTGATGTGGGTAAAAGACCTGTAACTGGTCTGAGATTGTATCTTGAAGGTAAAAGAAGCAACCGCTTGGCTATTCACTTGCAACATCTCTCCTCTCTTCCAAATATATTCCAACTTGAGGATGACCCGGGTGGCAATTTTCGCCAGGAATCATATGATCGGAGATATTATGAGAAAGTACAATGGAAAAACTTTTCCCATGTATGTACGGCTCCTGTTGAAACTGAAGATGAGCTTTCCATAGTCACTGGAGCACAATTACAG GGGGCCCTCCTGTTCCCATCCAAACTCCCAAACTCTTGA